One region of Serinus canaria isolate serCan28SL12 chromosome 25, serCan2020, whole genome shotgun sequence genomic DNA includes:
- the LOC127060499 gene encoding olfactory receptor 14J1-like, which produces MSNSSSISHFLLLALADMRQLQLLHFCLLLAISLAALLGNGLIISAVACGHHLHTPMFFFLLNLALTDLGCICTTVPKAMHNSLWDTRNITYTGCAAQLFFFVFFISAEFYLLTIMCYDRYVSICKPLHYGTLLGSRACAHMAAAAWASAFLNALLLTANTFSLPLCRGNALGQFFCEISQILKLSCSNSYLREFGLLVFSIYLAFGCFVFIVFSYVQIFRAVLRIPSEQGRHKAFSTCLPHLAVISLFISTGTFSDLKPPSISSPSLDLALSLLYSVVTPALNPLIYSLRNQELKAAVWRLMTG; this is translated from the coding sequence atgtccaacagcagctccatcagccacttcctcctgctggcattggcagacatgcggcagctgcagctcctgcacttctgcctcttgctggccatctccctggctgccctcctgggcaacggcctcatcatcagcgccgtagcctgcggccaccacctgcacacgcccatgttcttcttcctgctcaacctggccctcactgacctgggctgcatctgcaccactgtccccaaagccatgcacaattccctctgggacaccaggaacATCACCTATACAGgatgtgcagcacagctctttttttttgtgttcttcatctcagcagagttttacctcctgaccatcatgtgctacgaccgctacgtgtccatctgcaaacccctgcactacgggaccctcctgggcagcagagcttgtgcccacatggcagcagctgcctgggccagtgcctttctcaatgctctgctgctcacagcaaatacattttccctgcccctaTGCCGGGGCAATGCCctgggccagttcttctgtgaaatctCACAGATCCTAAAACTCTCCTGCTCCAATTCCTACCTCAGGGAATTTGGACTTCTTGTGTTTTCCATCTATTTAgcttttggttgttttgtgttcattgttttctcctatgtgcagatcttcagggctgtgctgaggatcccctctgagcagggacggcacaaagccttttccacctgcctccctcacctggccgTGATCTCTTTGTTCATCAGCACTGGAACATTTTCTGACCTTAAGcccccctccatctcctccccatccctggatctggcccTGTCACTTCTGTACTCGGTGGTGACTCCAGCTCTGaaccccctcatctacagcctgaggaaccaggagctcaaggctgcagtgtggagaCTGATGACTGGAtaa